The nucleotide window CTTCGGCTCTGACGATTCTTGTGCTCCAATCCAGTTGACAATCGCGACCCGACCACTTCGCGCGGCGCCTTTCCCACCTTCCCCAGAATGCTCCCGGTGAAGAATCTCAACACCAGACTTGTCGATGCTGGCTGGTTTGAAAACTAGGTGGCACTCAATCTTGATTTCAAACCTAAAATGAAGGGCATTGAAGGCGGGGACGAATGAAGATGGGGTCTACTAGTGAAGACACATACCAGGGGCCCTGACTGCGAGGCATTTAATGGCTTTGATAATCATTTCATTTCTAGGTCACATATTCTCGGCTTCCCGAGTGGGATGTTGTTCACCAGTGTTACGTGAAAGCTCTTCCGGACCATCATTAGCATGAATCCCATCGTCAGCGAGTCTCAGACTCTGTCAGCTTTTGCCAGAGGAATTCACCATGACAATGCTTTGTGCAGGGGTGCTGATTCTCCgaaagtactccgtagcgcATTGATGATATTCTTGGTCGAATGATGGATCCTTCAGGCCGAACCAGCGACTGATCGTATCTCACACCACCCTCGCACACAAAAGGGTCGCCGGAGGGAATGGGCCGTCTGCAGGCAATATCTTTCATGATAGCTCCATGAACCATATCCTGGCACAGCCTACGCTGCTTTCGCCGTTAAAGGAGATGACTTCGGCCTTCTGTCTGGAGTATACCTGACCCGCGTCATGGCTCGGGCGGAGGGTCCACCTGCTAAGCCAGGAAGTCGTTCTGAGACTAAAATACTAGTAGCTCCAGTCGAGGTGATAGCCTCTTTGGCTCGAACAACGGGCCGAAATGAACAGGCCAGTCGTAGCAGGTTAATAGAAAGTGGCTCATACCGCGGGGTCCGGGTAGCCTGGAGGTGCCGACTTTCTCACGGTGTCGCTTCCCCGCCGCCCTTCCCCAGATTTCTCTCCTTGGTCTCCCCTCCTTTAGCAATCGCATGATTCTCGGTGACTGCTCACCGTGTGGCCATCTTGACCACCGAAACTTGTCCGGCGAGCATCACTCTTTCTCAGAATACAATGAAGTCTCCAGAGTCTCGCTCCACTGCTGTTGCTACTGCTAACTGACGGGAGTCTCACACTTGTTTCCGCATACAAATGGACTCACATCCTTCCCCCACCAAGCAAAAGGCCTCCAAGCAAGCCTGCGACAACTGTCGTCGACGTAAGATCAAATGCTCGCGCGAGCTGCCTTGCGATAAGTGTCGACGCctgcttctttcttgctcCTACAGTGATGTGCTCCGGCGCAAAGGGCCCAAGTTTCGCACCTTATATCCGCTTGCGCCCATTCATCCACTGGTATCAAGACAACAGAATTCATATCAACACAATCCGTCACATAATCCACTGAACAAGCCATGGACTACAGATGGAGTGGGCTATCCGTTAAGCTCACCGATGTCGCCTTCCTTTACAGTGGCAGACCCTCAATACTTACCCCATGACGCCCCTGAGCCGTTTTCTCAGCTTCCTCCGCCAGAGCTAGTCTCCTCGCCTGATTCAACCAATTCGTTGTCAGACTCTAGTATGGCACTAGTGCGCCCTTATGCACGACGCCTGTCCGCTCCGGTGCTACTGGCCCATGTGAATGTTTATCTGAAGTATCTGTTCCCCATCATGCCTGTGGTCCGGAAGGAGGAGCTCCAACAAGATTGCCACCAGCCTGAACGTTTATCGCCCCAACGATATGCCTTTCTTGTCGCCCTATGCGCAGCCACACACATCCAACTCAAGCTGGATGGCACAGCATCTGTCCCAGAACCTTCACACCTGCAAGCCGGGATTGACGGGCATTCCTGGATGTCCGGCGAAAAGTTGCTGGCTGAAGCAGTACGCGCAAGGAAGGATTGTGACCCAGTAGATGGAATGAATATAGAAAGTCTTCTTAcgtctttcttcctgtttgCTTCATATGGCAATCTGGACAGACAGGACCATGCCTGGTTCTACCTCTGTCAAGCAACTTCCATGGTCTTCACGCTGGCACTCCACCGAGAATCAAGTTATGTGGATCTGAGTatcgaagaagccgaggAACGGCGCAGGGTGTTCTGGCTACTCTTTGTCACAGAAAGGTAGATGCGTCCTCGGAAAGCATTTGCCAGTCTTTGACTAATATGAATTAGGGGCTACGCACTTCAACAAGCGAAACCGGTAATGCTGCGCAATTCAATTCGTAAGCCGCAAGTACTTTGCTCCGAAGATCCTATCTTAGCATACGGTTTCATCAATCTTATCAGCATCTTCGAGAAATTGACCGTCAACCTTTATGACTGGGTCTCTGCCGGAGGCATGGACGGCTCGTCCGAGATGCCCCCTACGTCTGCTATTCAATCTAGTCTCTGCAACGCGATCTCGGTCGACGGAGTTTCGGAGATCCAAAAGGTCGACATACTCATCACCCAGCAATGGCTACAGACAGTAATGTGGAAACTTTCCATGACTCGCGCCACTCAGCCTGGGTCTCGCGATGAGGCAGTCCTCCCCTTTCACCTCCCCGTTCTTGTCGGCAAAGCTGTTATGAACGTTATTGGTGCTGCATCCCAGGGAGCTGTTGATGCTCACGGCATTGGCATGGTTAGTACATCAGTTCCAACTTAGCACATGCCAATGCCATTTACTAACAACAACATAACAGGAACAAAAATTATTCGACCTGGGTTCCTCAGTCGCAGACGTGGCACGATCGCTCAATACTAAAGCCGCGCACCGTCTTACTGAAGCGGCCGTCGATCCCCGCGAACTCCTTTGGGGCATCCTCACTACCTTATCACGCATTCGCGGCTCTCAGTCGTACCTCTTCCCCGCATTGTTGGAGCGATGCAAAGGTGCCATGGATTTCACATCCCCCACGTCAATGGGcaacttcctccctccaTTACCCACTGCTCCCACATGGGAAGAGGAAACCGGGCTCGCCGTTGCTACTGTTTCGGAGAATCCTGATTCCCATGAACAAGAGACAGCATTAATGGAGCCACTATCGCAACTTCTACCCACTCCACAGGTGCAATTTCCGGAAAACAATTTTCTGCACTAGGAAGGGAActacgatgatgacgatgctggTATTAATTCGAGTTTATTACGATTTTGCTTTTGTTATGATACCATTTATCTGGAGACTATGTGGCAATGTATACGGCATGAAGGTGATTTGTATGTAATAAAGCATGTATATAGGTGATGAGACTATCTATTCATTATCGATTGTGGTTGAATATTAGCTCAATCACCATGCATTTACACTTGAAAGGGAAGCCATCGCGccattataaataattataaaggaGTAACATGGAGTCATtcaaaataattctttattctagTCTAACTGCGCTATACAAAGCACACACCCGGGTCCATCGAAAATAAATGTACAATTGGTATGAAAGtgtagagaaaaaaaaagtataagAAACCCAAGACTATGTACCTGTATCGCGCACGAATCTGATATCATCCCAAGCTAAACAATCAAGTCAAGTTTCATGATCTATGCGCCGttaaaaaagaagcaaaattATAAACGTGGCTAGCGTAGAAGAGGGGGTGAAAGGAATAACCCTCTTCATATATAAGTGAAGAAGTCAGGGGGTAGGACATGAGACAACCTGTAGCCTGTAAAAGCAGTGCAGGCGATTTTGAAGATGGATGAAGGTGGGGGCGGAGGGAGAACGAGGGGGGATTGCATGAATAGTAAATGTGCCAAATTTGAAAAGATAGGCGGGTGTTCTTAGGCTGCTCGCCAGATCAACTCTAGAACTTGATCACCTTGCTCCGGGTCACGGTGGACGTACCATTGACGGACACGGTTTCCGTCAATGATGGCGTCTTCGTGCAGGTAGCTAATCTTTCCCTCGTCCTTTAAGCGGAGAGGACCGAGCTCATGCAAGTACGACTCGAATACAGCACCGTTGTGGCTGTCCCACGTGAGCTCCATGCTTCTGTCGCCTGGCTTCTTCTCGCTGCTATACTTCACCACCGAGAAGCCGTTGGTGAGGATCCAGCCATCTCCAAAGTGCCATTTCCGCAGGAGACATGAATCACCGCAGATTTCGGTGACCGCACTGGCTTTGGCCATGTCCGCGTGGAACCAAGACTTCCAGTGATGCACTGACAGCGGCGGTTGCCGTTCCGCCTCGAAAAACCCGGACACATCGCCCATCATGTCGAGCTGGTGCAGGCGGTGGTCGATGGTCAAACGAACACTGGTGTACTGGTAGATGCAAAGAGAAATTCTGCGGTCGCCCGTCACATCCATTCTCTGGCAGTCCTCGAATACTTCCGGCCGGCTCAATTCTTGGATCAAAGGCCGGGACAAGAAGACGCCTGCGCCTCCAAATCCCATCAATCCAAACACTCCAACCTGGGGAATACTTTCAGACAGTCCTCCCACGTACATGGGTTTCGTTTCATCATACTCCTTGAGCCCTTTGACCAACTCTGGCATCGAGAGGAAGAATGTATCGTCGTCCATGACGCAC belongs to Aspergillus luchuensis IFO 4308 DNA, chromosome 3, nearly complete sequence and includes:
- a CDS encoding putative C6 transcription factor (AmyR) (COG:K;~EggNog:ENOG410PICA;~InterPro:IPR036864,IPR007219,IPR001138;~PFAM:PF00172,PF04082;~go_function: GO:0000981 - DNA-binding transcription factor activity, RNA polymerase II-specific [Evidence IEA];~go_function: GO:0003677 - DNA binding [Evidence IEA];~go_function: GO:0008270 - zinc ion binding [Evidence IEA];~go_process: GO:0006351 - transcription, DNA-templated [Evidence IEA];~go_process: GO:0006355 - regulation of transcription, DNA-templated [Evidence IEA]) is translated as MDSHPSPTKQKASKQACDNCRRRKIKCSRELPCDKCRRLLLSCSYSDVLRRKGPKFRTLYPLAPIHPLVSRQQNSYQHNPSHNPLNKPWTTDGVGYPLSSPMSPSFTVADPQYLPHDAPEPFSQLPPPELVSSPDSTNSLSDSSMALVRPYARRLSAPVLLAHVNVYLKYLFPIMPVVRKEELQQDCHQPERLSPQRYAFLVALCAATHIQLKLDGTASVPEPSHLQAGIDGHSWMSGEKLLAEAVRARKDCDPVDGMNIESLLTSFFLFASYGNLDRQDHAWFYLCQATSMVFTLALHRESSYVDLSIEEAEERRRVFWLLFVTERGYALQQAKPVMLRNSIRKPQVLCSEDPILAYGFINLISIFEKLTVNLYDWVSAGGMDGSSEMPPTSAIQSSLCNAISVDGVSEIQKVDILITQQWLQTVMWKLSMTRATQPGSRDEAVLPFHLPVLVGKAVMNVIGAASQGAVDAHGIGMEQKLFDLGSSVADVARSLNTKAAHRLTEAAVDPRELLWGILTTLSRIRGSQSYLFPALLERCKGAMDFTSPTSMGNFLPPLPTAPTWEEETGLAVATVSENPDSHEQETALMEPLSQLLPTPQVQFPENNFLH
- a CDS encoding glycosyltransferase family 31 protein (COG:S;~EggNog:ENOG410PWHW;~InterPro:IPR003378;~PFAM:PF02434;~TransMembrane:1 (i18-36o);~go_component: GO:0016020 - membrane [Evidence IEA];~go_function: GO:0016757 - transferase activity, transferring glycosyl groups [Evidence IEA]); its protein translation is MWAKPADKPRSSIGKRKLLRFVVISCIVTSFTIFLWPRLESERVTTETVSNITITSDVGCQPDFEALRRLNVQKLTQYVRREVVASETPSNVLPLSQRLQVPLFPQKPHGDQLHLPEELLHEDCLIPNPVSLQVPTPPRHADASHIDFGVATTIERLNDSLDAFSHWAGYTNAHIFALVEPDERAHEVLLKADALGINLSISESSEEYQRRYFSLVPHLAKNARPETKWSCVMDDDTFFLSMPELVKGLKEYDETKPMYVGGLSESIPQVGVFGLMGFGGAGVFLSRPLIQELSRPEVFEDCQRMDVTGDRRISLCIYQYTSVRLTIDHRLHQLDMMGDVSGFFEAERQPPLSVHHWKSWFHADMAKASAVTEICGDSCLLRKWHFGDGWILTNGFSVVKYSSEKKPGDRSMELTWDSHNGAVFESYLHELGPLRLKDEGKISYLHEDAIIDGNRVRQWYVHRDPEQGDQVLELIWRAA